The Gossypium hirsutum isolate 1008001.06 chromosome D06, Gossypium_hirsutum_v2.1, whole genome shotgun sequence genome contains the following window.
CGAAACCCCTTGCCAAAACTTTGAGCCTATTACCACGGCTCCATAGTACCCAACCACTTTCGAAAAGGTGTGTTCGTTTCACCTTCCATGTCACTTTCAAGTCTAGTCATCATTTGCCAGAAAAGGTGTGGCTCTAGCTTGTACGCTAtgtatgtattaagaaaatattagTTAGAATCTCGAGTTACAACATTAAAATGTATATTAAAAAGATAAGGTCATCTTTACCCATTTTCATAATTTGTCTCCGCTAGTCTACATTCTTATACTCTCAGTGGAAGTTTGACACAATGTGCCGGATGCAGTAAACGAATCTCCATGGTACACCGAAACATCTAATGGCGGTAATTATTCCTTTCCATCTATCGAGGATGATGCAGATATTATCATTACTGACAACAAACCTCTGTAGGTCATGAGGAAGAAATCCCATGATTCCATGTTCTTCTTGTCCGCAATGGAAAACGCTATTGGGAGCACATTCTTGTTTCTGTCTTGAGCAACTGAAATAAATAGGATCTACGTATATTTGCCGTATAGCCAGGTCTCATCTACCTGcacaaatggtttaattacagaATAATAAACCAATCAATTCATACATCAATGCAACCATAATTTAATCACattcaatacattcataatgtcccttaatcgagcccttgaggccctaaaaatactataAAAACAATCCGGGgataaatcagaaacatttggaaatttcaagaaaaagttagaaattttaaactataagggtcacacggccgtgtacctcACAAGATTGAGACACATGTCTGTGACTCAGGCCATGTAAcctttgaaatagggacacacggccgtgtcccagctcgtgtcctcgcccgtgtaactctctaagttaaGTCACAAAGCcaagccacaagcccgtgtgctaggctgtgtaacactCGAAATAGCCTCATATGTCCGTATGCCAGGCCATGTGTTAGGCTATGTAACTGTCTGACTTGTGAGCCTTAAatctacaagggacacacgatcgtgtcacatGACACACAACTgaaacacatgcctgtgtcttaggCGGTGTAGACCTAAAATGATCCTTAAACaataagtttaccatttcaagcttacttggGTCCTAAGTAAACCATTTACCAAACAAAACACCTATTCAAAGTGACATTAATCAAGCCaaaaaaaacataccaaatcaacctattaagtgcctaaccaatgtaccctcattggtaccacaagtatataaaattttatatcaaaacaAATATTCAAACACAACTTATCACTTACTCAAATCTAACATCTAATTCAATACCATCTTAAACATACCATATCTTAGTTATGTTATAATCAATTCATCACCTACTAATTTGACCATTCTAACATGCATCACATAGCCACTTTAACACATATTATTAAgacatcaaaagtaccaaaaatgtATCAACCAAAACAACTTATACAACCAAGTTTATACTTAACTATTTACATATCCAAAACATTAGTATCAACATTCAAACCTATTACATTGCATATAATATGGAATAAACGTCCCCAAAACTACCGAgttatgctggatagtgtgacttgaatgCCAATCCGATCATCCAACATTCCGAGTATCTATAAGAAttaaataacacaagtaagctcaatGAATATTAGTAAGTTCGAAATATCTGAACAATAAATCTTACCAAAATAAATGCAACAATTCAAACAATATCAATTCAACCATGAAGGTTCCCTATCATCCAAAATCTTAACAGATAAATCACatacatttaatttaatactCAAATGTGTAGCAAatccatcaaattcattaaacaaattatCTTACAGAGATTTTCAATtcaaagaacgacttacggataggAGCACATCTTCAATCCAACCATAACACGCcaaatgctcatacgagctaatccctccaaaacacaccaaatgCTTACAAGAGCTAGTCCAACCGAAACAaaccaatgctcataagagctagtctAACCGAAACATGCCAAACAAATAGTATAATACAAGAGTTCGTAATAAATGCTGAACCTTGGTTTACTcgagaaataaatatataaatctcTCCAAAGTCCTCTCCACTCCAATCCCCCACAACACGCCATACCATAACTGTACTCTATCCCGCGTTCAATCCAATccgaacatcaaattcaataacaAATCTAAAATAATCATTCATTATCAACAATTGAATATATAGTGTATCATGTTATACTATTCAAAAAATCATatagatgttaaattttaaacTGTACGAActtatttggattgaattatagtAGTTGCAGAAGTTTAGCGACTATTCCGTAATTTTTTCTTTCACACGAGTATTTACAGGATCttgatttaaaacataaaatttctcaattttcagcttaaatttcacatttcaatccaTTTTACTATTAataccctttttttaaaatttacacaattaccttaaacttttacaatttttacaatttagtcccttaactcgaaattcatcaaattaaccatttttatcaaGTCAATATttagtcccaaatctttcatctcaaattcttcacttagtggtctttgacctttcttatctcttctttatcttttgttgctatcaacatgtcatcaacataaaggagtaaatatacaaaagaatcatcactatttttcttaaactaAACAActatcaaagctacttcttttgaaatcatgagaagtcataaaggaatcaaacctcttgtaccactgtcttggtggcTATTTCAaatcgtaaagggactttttcaggaAGCAAACATTGTCCTATTTTTCTAAGACTGTAAagccctctggttgttgcatgtaaatatcatcTTCAAGTCCTCCATGTAAAAATACAAGTTTTACATCTAATtgttcaagctccaaatcatgcatggctaCAATACTGAGAAAAGcttgaatcgaactatgcttcacaactggggagaacacatctatgAAGTCCACACCTAAAATTTAACTGTAACCATTTacaacaagccttactttatataTGAGCTTTTCAACTTTTGtagtcctttctttctttttaaacactcatttacaacgaacaacttTTTTGCCTTTAGGAAGCTTCACAAGAttatgttctatttttgtggagtgattccatctcctcttgcataacaaacatccatttttctgagtcttcacagctaatcgcctcagaataattagatggctcttggtttgcatttATATCTTTAGTCACATTTAAagtataagcaactagatcaaccttAGCATTTGGAGGTTTAATCTCTCTTCTTGTTCTGtttttggcaatagagtattgtggtgaagaagcagcTCTATTATGAATTTCTGTACTAGCTTGAAGAGACGACtttgttgtagattctggattaatctgatATTCCACTTACTTTTGttgttctttattggaagagtctttaagagataagttaggtagcataacagttttatcaaaaacaacatctctgttAATCACAACTTTTATATTTTCAGGACaacataacttatacccttttacaccagctttgtaaccaagaaaaacacatttaatggatctcgattccaattttccattatcaacatgagcatacacaggacacccaaagatctttaaatcagaataatcaacaagattaccaaaccataccttttgtggagtttttttctcaatggcaatggatggagattggttgatcaaaaaacatgtagTAGAGGCTACTTCGGCCCAAAACAACTTCGGTAAGttagcatttgacaacatacattgaaccttctccatgatcgttctattcattcgttctgcaatgtTGTCttactgtggagtatgacgaactgttaagtgtctcacgatcccttccgacttgcacagttcattaaactcatcagaacagaactctaagccattgtctatatggaggtgttttatttgttttcctgtTTGTTTTGCAAttatagttttccaagacttaaatgcggaaaacacatcatTTTCTTGCTTCAGGAAAAATGCccaaacttttttggaaaaatcatcaataaatgttaacatataattagctctacctctcgaaggcactctggatgtcCCCCACATATTAAAATGAATATactttaaccacaagatgcttcatcttatcatacgaggtcaaagaatcataaacctcatcaactgtgagagacttgTGGCTATacaaaatcgtgtctctaaagattgaataagacaggggcaacgaacaaagCATAATCAACCCTAGATTTTCTTTATCATACAGAACCTTCATGGCTTCAAGGTTTGAGAGAacttctttaaacactgttaagtgttcgtgcacagacgcaccttcctccaaacgatgagcataaagacgcttcATATACAgcttgctggttagagttttcaACATACATAGCTGctccaacctcttccataatgcagtgacggtcttctccttcatcacatcttgcaaaatttcgttagacaaatgtaGATGTAATTGCATCAAAGCCTTTCAATCCTTACGCTTCTTTTCTTCATTCGTCAaagtcgaaggcatcttatctattcctagcagggcatcctccagatccatctgcgtaAGAATTAcctgcatcttaatctgccacaacacAAATCTGGTGTTGCAATCCAACAATGAAATTTTATACTTTAGCGACGCCATTACTGTGATCGAGATAAGCAACCCAGAAAGCTCgaataccaatttgtgaaaaatagaacATCGACAATGACAAtgtatcacaaagaaaagagaaagaaaaaaaataaagaacacatagaatttacgtggaaaccctttcgaaaaaaaaccacgagcagaggagaagataattcacaAAGTCGAATTTGAATGAATACAAGAGAAGTAGACTGTGTCTATTTATAgacttgtaaaaccatattctaataggagtgtagtaaggttgaaacacctAATTCTAATCgatatcaaatagatgaagtgtaataaggttgaaaaaccttattataaaataaaataaaagaagtgcagttctatatgaattttacttttattttattttaccactgtattttatttaataaggatttaggtcactcaattctaaaaataataaacatttctttttttgttctttattaatttctcttcttctttcctaaaattgaaatattaggtGTCGCACGACTGTCGTTGTTGCACCGCTCATCACTGTCGCCATTCCTCCAACCAAGCTTAGAACGTCATCTTTCTcccttttcttattttctttctcgaCTTAACTCAAAACCCAAGTAAAAATCTAGCACCTCACTTTGTTCTTACTTCCACTAACTAGCTTATTCTGATGTCTGAGCTCTAATCAAAGGCTACCTTCATCCTCTTTTGACTGGCCGACTTAGTTTTCTTAGAAAACCAAAGGAAAACATAGAAGGGTTCATTGAGGGTCTAAAATTCAAGCCTTCAGTTCGTCATTGTTATATGATCTGACACCGTGGCCGTTGTTCGTCAACATCTTCATCACCACCATGTTCCTTGTACTCTGCTTTAAGAATCTTGGACCAATCTGGGATGCTGAGTAGTAATGAAGCTAGAGCAGCCATTTTTCGGTCTTATGAGCTTCCATCTTTCTTGAAAAATTGACAAAATTTTGTGTTGTTCCCATTTTAAAGATGAACAGTACATTTCTAGATTCTCAAAACATGTCATGTTCGAAAAGAAatgaatttttcatgaattttttttaaaaaaattattaatggcattttagtcattaaaaTGATGTGGATTAACTTGTTAGCTTTTGATTGGTTTAAATAGCCACATCATATACTTTTTTTAGAGAAAATGGTAAATAGGTTATATTGAGTGACAAAATGAAAGTAGACGAAACAAAgtgattaaaaaaatagtaaaaaaaagttaaaagtgaGAATTTCCATATAGTATAGGGGCTAAAAATGATATGAAACCTTAAATAAAAagcataaagtaaaattaaaattatattaaataatagaatgaggaataagtttaaaataaatttagaatattATAAGTTTACCTCATCATCGATTAAAatgatcttttatttctttccgTGATATTGTCATTTGAATATAACTTGAAATTTCTTCTTTGAAAACTCCATTATTTCTTAGACACTTCAAACTTACCAATGTTAATAATCttgtctctttttttttggtGATATTAGATGTTATTTGCTTGAAAATGCTTAAGTAGCAAATGCTGTTTATAATGGTAAATATTAATTCTAATTGGTATATAACTTTAACACTAATTAAAaggtaattaatttaaaataatacctattattaataattaattaatatactcAATTTTATAGTTCAAAGCAATAAAAATTCTATGCAAAATAAAGTTATTATTGATATGATTTAATCTATTAtcgataattaattaatattacttaTTCCTAACATGTTGAATTCAACTTTAACTCATCTATATAATTGAATAAAAActctattattaaaaaataaataaaaacttttttatatatattgttagtttaataatataatgaataataaaaatgtatTCTCGTCAATTCAAAATGTTTCTTCAAACTCGTGCTTCTATATATGTTATAGATATATTATAGATATGTACATGCTAcaattatatttttcattaatataaatagaataaaaaaagttaaaaattatcgGTTGAACCTTAGTTCAATTGGTAATGTTGTTATTGTAATATGAGAATGTATATTTGTACGTGCATAAGCGTATATTATCTTCCAAATTAAGGGTTTAGGGGGTAAATTTAGGACATAAATGGTTATAGGAATTgtataaaagaactaaaaacaatatgacttttttttaatttaacaatttgTTAGAATTGTAATTATGAAGTACATCAGTTTTTTTGAATAATCTGATTATAGATAATGCCTACAACTATCAATAGTCCTTCGAATAATGTGTTTTAGTGCACTCAAACCCTCATCCTCTTAACAATGCATACCAGATAAGACTTAATGGATGATTTTAAAAATGGGTGGATTTTTTATTTGGGTGGGGAGTGGAGATAAGAATGAACCCTTGTTTTGGTAGGTTTGCCTTTTACACACTGTTTTAAGATGATTGCCAAATAAAGGAAATGAATGTATGGTAAGTTGTTTTGGTGGAATTGtgccatctttttattttttgtagttacatatatatattccttttagggtttattcatatttcattttttaattattctttaaaaacaaaattggTTAGTTTCTCTAGAAGAAAATCACCCATTTAACCTTGCAAATGAACCAAATGTCCCCACAAAAAAAGTTGATATATGATTTAAAAGAGTGAGAATCCAAGAATAATAGCTAAAgattgaatttctttttataatttgttatttttagaataaaattaaattgtgcCAACAAAACAATGTTAAAAGTTCCATAATGAATGGACTAACCCAAATTAGAAAACATGCTTAAATTCTTTCCATGTTGAGATAattaattatacataaaataatgaaagattATTTAGTATTTGGCAGTATcaaataatttagaaatatttcCAATTCAAATGGCCTTCAAGTTTTCACTGATTTCTTACTATAAATGTTGATGTATTCAGCACATCTTATGCCATCAAAATATTTCTGAAAGAAAACACAAAATCATGGGTCGGCGAAAAATCGAGATGAAAATGGTGAAGGATAGTGGCTCGAGGCAGGTCACTTTCTCGAAACGCCGCTCGGGGCTATTCAAGAAAGCGAACGAGCTCGCTACCCTTTGCGCTGCTCAAGTTGCCATCGTTGTTTTCTCCCCCGGCGGCAAGCCTTACTCATTTGGGCATCCAAGCGTTGAGGCGGTGGCAGAGCAGTTTCTAACTCTGAACCTGAGACCGAGAGTTTCTATTCCAAGACAACTTGTTGCTCAGCCTCAGAGAGAGGCTAAAGTTGAAAGGCTCAGTCGACGACTTAATGCCATTCTCAACAAGCTGCAGGCAGAGATGAAGCGAGGAGAGATGCTCGATGAGGCGGTCAAGGCGGCTCGTAAAAGATCCAAGTTCCGAAAACCTATTAACGAGATCAATCTGTATGAGCTTATTGAGATGAGGAAAGCAATGGGGCAGCTTCGCGAGAGGGTCAAACAGCGAATGAGCGAGATTGAAGCATCATCTTCTTTGCTGCTCTTGTCCAAAATGGCTACCAAACAAGCTGAATCTTAATAACTTAGTAGTCAAAGTTGCTACAGACACCATGCTTTTAAATCTCTGAATTAAAAACATACAAGTAGATCATGGTGTGTTCTTGAATAGAATTGGATCCAAATTCCTCAAATAAAAGCAGATTAAAAAAAGTATCAGATCTTAATAGCCATCAAATTCATGAATATTTTCTTGAACAATGGTCATATGAACTATAAGTCCTCACGGTAATAACATAATGATGACCTCCAAGcagtaaataacataaaaacgATACAGTCATGTCCGAATCCAATTCACCAATATAAATCTTATAAATCATAACCACTGCATCTATTCCTACTGAAACAGTGAATTTCTAAGTATATCAACCCCAAGGTTTATTCATCAAAGTCCGAATCATTTTAAAGTTTCTTGATCTTCACCAGTTTCAGGCAAGGGAAATGTAGAGCAAGATAGCTACTGCTTATTTGTTGCAGTTCTTCATCAAATACATATTAAAGACTTTCTTCGAGgataaaatacaatataaaacCTAAAGCAATATACCTTTCATTTAATATATTCTTCCACGGTTCTATCAAACTCTGCTCATTTCTCAGTTGCGataacataatattttactttttccTATCaaagatgaaattgaaattaaaatgttaaacaaCCCTGACATTGGTATCTCATTTTCTCTATGGTCCTTTATTTTTATCTTGTCCAAATCAGGAATACATAAACAATAAACCCTTAAGATCATTGGCATTCTTGCCACATTATCCCTATACAAGCTACTAACTTCTGCACCCCTAGCCAGGCCAAGGAACTAATGGAAATAACGAAAAAATGGTACAATTTTATCACCAAGAGATAATATGCGCGTCTTAAAAGTATGGTGCAGAAAGATCATGGGCTATTATTTTATGCAAATGTGACAAGCCAACCGTTATTTTGCATCTAGTACACAAAGAGAACTTAAGTAGGCTTAAGTAGGCTCTGACAAGTCGGCACCACACAGATCATGGGCTATTATTTTAACCAGAACAAGACAATTTATCATCACTAAAAACGGCATTGCTCTCGGACTCAAATAGAACCGTTTCCACCAACTAACTCTTAAAAACATATCCACAAGAGGTCAATATAAATTATCATAACGGCTAGTTTTCAACGGCATGAGAACAACCAGATTATGATTTACAATGGTGAACATGGTCAATTCATATGGAAATAAAATGAACTTGTAAGCAATAGGGAATCAAGAGAGCCAATTCAAGATTACAAAGCACAAACCTCATATGTCATCATCTTCCACTTCTCACCGCAGGCCTTTTCCAATCTGAAACAATACATTGCAGTATCCATTAACATATATGTTAGAGACAGAAAGACATAGATTCATATGCTGGCTTAAGATTTGTGTTTCCAGACCATAAAATACATCACGCATTGACTTGATATCCGGATTCTGCTCTTGAAATACCTTGTGAAATCCTCCCTTCAgtataaaaaaagggaaaaatcagttAGATTTGGGTTCTATCAACAAAAACTAGCAGGCAAACTCTTTGATACAGACACCAATGTTCACCATCCAGAATATATGTATACAAATACATTATATTCTATAtgaatttgaaaaaggtaggaCATCCAAGGCTTCATATAGCGTAAACTCTTAACTTAAGAACCAGCATACCAGTTGCATGATGAAGGCCGTCAACAAGCATACAAAGTGACTTCATTTCAACACCCGAAACGAAAATTATGGCTAAAACATTAAAGAAATAATCTATGATCGTAAACGATTACATAAGGATTACtcacaaaaagtaaaaaaaagccGTTCTGCTTCATTTTGGGGCTTCACTACGACTCTGTTGAGCTGCGGTCTTCATTTTCTCACTTGATTTTTATCCTCAACACCATTTTCCTAACAACACACATACTTTGTTAACCCCGAAAATCCCTTACCGGCAAAAACAAATTAACCTAATAAATAAAAGGGAGAAATACTGATTGGGGGGTGTTGATAACCTAGCATAGGCAGCGGAGGTTGAAGACGAAGGAGAACTTTTGGACCTTGATTGGAGCTTTCTTTACCAATACcatctcctctttttttttttttttttttgtggttagCCTGGAGTCTGGACCGAGAGCTTCTGCTTTGCTAAATGCCAAGTCTCAGTCGGGTCACAGCGCCACGACTCGCCTGTTTGTAGTCGGATCGGACCAAGTTGGGATTTGGACTTCAACGCGCTAGGTCGAGTAATAAAGTATTGGGCTTGTCTTGGCAAACTGCGGCAGGCCTAATTTTCATAGCCCATTATACCCATTCACAGATACGTAATTTCCTTACGGTGGGACTAACTTCCGATTCATATCATTCTTGCTTGTACAAATCACTGCGAACGTGCATACACAACTCGACCAATGGATCAACCGTGAAgagatttgagatttatttaagttttaatgGATCCCACTTTGCGTAAGTAGCTGGTTGTCAAGTGTAGCTCAACGCCCTCTCCAACTTCAAGAATTTCCCAACCCAAGATTTcaacctttataatttatatatataaacacactaACACAACGCATTGGCTAcgattttttgttttatttgaaaatatttgcaATTAGATTTGGCTGTCTATTAAACGTCTTACTTTTCTCTTCAGTCTTCACATTGTTATCATCGCCTTGGCGTTGGCCTTCAACCATGCAAgctcttcaaccttcttcttctcTTCGACCTTCCTCTCTAAAACCTCTTAAAAACCCCAAACCCAATCCCCATTTTCCCAATGTATCAACACTCCCTCCCAGGCCTGCCAAGAAATTCTCTTCCATTACCGCTTCATCCCCCACTGTTTCAGCTCCCAAGCGCGAGAAGGACCCCAAGAAACGGGTCGTTATTACGGGAATGGGGTTGGTTTCCGTTTTTGGGAACGATGTGGATGCTTACTATGAAAAGCTGCTGGCTGGAGAGAGCGGGATCGGAATCATCGACCGCTTCGATGCTTCCAAGTTTCCTACTCGGTTCGCCGGTCAGATCCGGGGGTTCACTTCTGAAAGTTACATTGATGGAAAGAACGATAGGAGGCTTGACGATTGCTTGAGGTACTGCATTGTTGCAGGCAAGAAGGCGTTGGAAGATGCTGATCTCGGCGCCGATAACTTATCCAaggttctttttcttcttctttagtgtttttttttcattaatcgACTTGTTCTAAGAAATGGGTGGTTCTTGCTTTGCTATTGATTCGCTTGTGTTTTTGTTCTTTAACTATAGATCCGAAGCTTATTCTTTTATTGGCTTCCACAATGTGCAACATTTACACCAGAGAGTTGTTTCTTTATTCGCTCGAAATCCTTTCAACTGTAGCTTAATTCTACGTATCCTGATGCTTTTCTTTGCTTGTTACTGCATGTTTGCTTGCtgcaggtttttttttttgtgttatttgAGTTTATAAGTGTTTTTTATCTGCAACTTGTCATTATTTTTATGCAAAGGAGTTGCTAAGAAAAAACGTTTTCTGCTTTCTCCTAATCAGTTCCAAGGAATCTTTGTTGTGTTATATACTTTGTGACTCATCATATCTGATTCATAAAGTGATGTAAGCAATGGGGTCATCAGAATTGTTTTGTTCAATTTCACTCTTGAGTTGGTCATTCGATATGCTCATAGCTTTTTTGTCCGCAATAATATTAATGTGATCATATATTTGAAAGCGATTTATTCATCACACTACTAATTTTACGTTCAAATGTGATGCATCCACCAGAAATATTCCTTGGACATGGTGTTTAGAAAGGCAAAATTCCTGACTAAGTTTATGATCCTCATGGATGATTGCTTACCCTACAGAATGAAAGATTCAAGAAAAGTAGAAATCTTGAG
Protein-coding sequences here:
- the LOC107901848 gene encoding agamous-like MADS-box protein AGL29; translation: MGRRKIEMKMVKDSGSRQVTFSKRRSGLFKKANELATLCAAQVAIVVFSPGGKPYSFGHPSVEAVAEQFLTLNLRPRVSIPRQLVAQPQREAKVERLSRRLNAILNKLQAEMKRGEMLDEAVKAARKRSKFRKPINEINLYELIEMRKAMGQLRERVKQRMSEIEASSSLLLLSKMATKQAES